TATGTCAAATATTAGTACAAAGTTTTTTACTTCAATATTTTTTCATGTAATATGACAGGGAGACAATAATAAGATACACCGAAGCAGTACATGAGCTTTTTGTGGGGATCGGAAAGAAATTAGCTGAAGGTTTAGGCGCGAAAACTGAAAATATTGGAATTGAGAAGTGGTCATATTTGTTTAAGATGAACAAATACCACTTCACACCTGAAAGTGTTGGACTCCCAGGTATCAACACACACACAGACTCTGGTTTCCTTACAATCCTCCAAGATGATGAAGGCATTGGGGGTCTAGAAGTTATGAACAAGTCCGGGGACTTCATTCCCGTCGCCCCTTGGCCAAACACCCTTCTTGTTAACATCGGTGACATGGCAAATGTACGTCTCAAACCACCTTTTAAATTTCAATCACTCATCAAAGGGGGGTCATCAGGGTCCACTGATCCCTTAGTCACCGGAACTTGTGGGATTTTTTTAATCCAATATATgagttttttttaaaacaaaacataagCGGACCCGATAATTGTACCCATTagacaaaaaataaataaataaataaataaaaagcttATGATAAAGTTCTGGTTCCGCTATCTGTTGCTCTACCGCCAGAATGCACAAAGGGTGACTGTTTCTACTTTTTAGATAATGAGGTGTTTAATATTGATTGAAGGTGTGGAGCAATGGAAGATTTCACAATGTGAAGCATAGGGTGCAATGCAAAGAACCAAAGATACGAGTGTCGATTGCATCATTCCTTTTAGGACCAAGAGGGACAATGGAACCTTTACCAGAACTTGTGGATGATGAGCATCCGCGCAAGTACATCCCTACCAGTTTTGAAGATTACAGGAAACTGAGGTTCGCAACAAAGTTGCATGCGGGTGAAGCTCTTGAACAACTCTTGTACACACCTAGCTCAGACAAGATATAACCCATGTTT
Above is a window of Helianthus annuus cultivar XRQ/B chromosome 14, HanXRQr2.0-SUNRISE, whole genome shotgun sequence DNA encoding:
- the LOC110909192 gene encoding 2-oxoglutarate-dependent dioxygenase DAO, with the protein product MATECSIPVIDLQDFPNQSSKLIAACEEWGCFRLLNHHEVLPVTLMSEMKAVVKSLFDSPVEIKRRNVDVIPGSGYMAPTTKKQLLEALGVYEMTSLRDLDEFCSQLDVSPHQRETIIRYTEAVHELFVGIGKKLAEGLGAKTENIGIEKWSYLFKMNKYHFTPESVGLPGINTHTDSGFLTILQDDEGIGGLEVMNKSGDFIPVAPWPNTLLVNIGDMANVWSNGRFHNVKHRVQCKEPKIRVSIASFLLGPRGTMEPLPELVDDEHPRKYIPTSFEDYRKLRFATKLHAGEALEQLLYTPSSDKI